A stretch of Methanosphaerula palustris E1-9c DNA encodes these proteins:
- a CDS encoding PQQ-dependent sugar dehydrogenase, with protein sequence MKRSTIALIAVLCMAMVALTVAAIPTGTSSPSGNVTSTEHLFHPFTGTPSAIPGMIEAENYDTGGQGIAWFDRTPGNEGGAYRQDDVDIETGGSGHVVAFVKSSEWLIYTVDVQESGKYLATFHASSPWAEREVWVWVDGVLEAQVKVPDTKSFDIYEDATANISLTAGSHYIRLQFVGDSQNLDYMALAMAQGSGGTESTPTPTIIPTLTPTSTPEGNVTPTPTGNVTPTPTSDGGGGNVTPTPTGNVTPTLVTNTTDLTNQNSSEAATSTANLSTTMLKAPTVPIGLQRIAGNFTSPLFVANPDDGSSRLFLVDQNGYVKIFYMNGTVIDQPFLDVRDRMVNLSSAYDERGLLSIAFHPNFSTNGKVYAYYSAPLRAGADPAWSCTNRLSEFQVSPDNPNQVNMSSERILLEIDKPYENHNGGILLFGPTDHYLYLTLGDGGGADDTGMGHTPGIGNSQDLTTLLGKVIRIDVDTTSPGKEYGIPADNPFLSNATIRPEIYAYGFRNPAFATFDSGGSNRMFIAMAGQNLFESAQVIYKGGAYPWNIREGTHSFDPANDTEVPNTSSRITSYSGQPLIGPVVELGHDVGNVIVGGIVYRGSILSSLQGSYIFGTWSNSFSTGNGTLLVATPPAGLDLTTLPDDAANLTAAENTMWTTSEMTVANNANGRINAFIRGMYENADHEVLVLINQNGGPGITPQNSGEVWKMVPANTSGLVPIGNASAESTPTTTTTVTTTSVTTTATTPASLNTSINLTAQNLAFNQSTITVPAGAQVTVTFNNMDSGMPHNFALYTDSSAATTIFKGSVITGPATTTYTFTAPSTPGTYFFRCDVHPTLMFGQFIVQ encoded by the coding sequence ATGAAGAGAAGTACGATTGCCCTCATCGCCGTGCTCTGCATGGCAATGGTGGCATTGACCGTGGCGGCAATCCCCACGGGAACGAGTTCCCCCAGCGGGAACGTAACCTCCACGGAGCACCTGTTCCATCCATTTACAGGAACCCCATCCGCGATCCCCGGCATGATCGAGGCAGAGAACTACGACACCGGCGGCCAGGGAATTGCCTGGTTCGACCGGACCCCCGGTAATGAAGGGGGTGCCTATCGCCAGGATGACGTCGACATCGAGACCGGCGGATCCGGGCATGTGGTCGCGTTCGTCAAGTCCTCTGAATGGCTGATCTACACGGTCGACGTTCAGGAATCTGGAAAGTACCTGGCGACGTTCCATGCCTCAAGTCCATGGGCTGAGCGCGAGGTCTGGGTCTGGGTTGACGGCGTCTTGGAGGCGCAGGTCAAAGTCCCGGACACGAAATCCTTCGATATCTACGAGGACGCGACGGCCAACATCAGCCTGACGGCGGGGAGTCACTACATCCGGCTCCAGTTTGTCGGAGATTCGCAGAACCTCGACTACATGGCCCTTGCGATGGCGCAGGGAAGTGGTGGAACCGAGAGCACTCCAACACCGACCATTATCCCGACCCTGACTCCGACATCGACGCCCGAGGGCAACGTGACCCCAACACCCACAGGTAACGTGACTCCAACGCCGACATCAGACGGGGGCGGGGGTAATGTCACTCCAACACCCACGGGTAACGTGACCCCAACCCTGGTCACGAACACCACCGACCTGACGAACCAGAACTCATCCGAGGCCGCGACCTCCACCGCGAATCTGTCCACGACGATGCTGAAGGCACCTACCGTGCCGATCGGCCTTCAGCGCATCGCCGGCAACTTTACATCGCCGCTCTTCGTCGCGAATCCCGATGACGGGAGCAGCCGGCTCTTCCTCGTCGACCAGAACGGGTACGTAAAGATCTTCTACATGAACGGGACCGTCATCGACCAGCCGTTCCTCGACGTCCGCGATCGGATGGTCAACCTGAGCTCGGCGTACGACGAGCGGGGGCTCCTCTCGATCGCGTTCCACCCGAACTTCTCGACGAATGGAAAGGTCTATGCTTACTATAGCGCACCGCTCCGTGCCGGCGCCGACCCTGCTTGGTCCTGCACCAACCGCCTCTCCGAGTTCCAGGTCTCGCCGGATAACCCGAATCAGGTGAACATGTCATCAGAGCGGATCCTCCTTGAGATCGACAAGCCGTACGAGAACCACAACGGCGGTATCCTCCTCTTCGGGCCGACGGACCACTACCTCTACCTGACCCTTGGTGATGGAGGAGGTGCCGATGACACCGGCATGGGCCATACGCCGGGCATCGGCAACAGCCAGGACCTCACCACGCTTCTCGGCAAGGTGATCCGGATCGATGTGGACACTACGAGCCCGGGCAAGGAGTATGGCATCCCGGCGGATAACCCGTTCCTCTCGAACGCGACCATCCGGCCTGAGATCTACGCTTACGGCTTCCGCAACCCGGCCTTCGCCACCTTCGACTCGGGCGGGAGCAACCGGATGTTCATTGCGATGGCCGGGCAGAATCTCTTTGAGTCCGCACAGGTCATCTACAAAGGTGGCGCCTACCCCTGGAACATCCGTGAGGGGACGCACAGCTTCGACCCGGCCAACGACACAGAGGTGCCGAACACCAGCAGTAGGATCACCAGCTACAGCGGGCAGCCACTGATCGGCCCGGTGGTCGAACTCGGTCATGACGTCGGCAACGTCATCGTCGGTGGCATCGTCTACCGCGGCAGCATCCTTTCCTCTCTTCAGGGATCGTACATCTTCGGCACCTGGTCCAACAGTTTTTCCACGGGCAACGGGACGCTCCTCGTCGCCACTCCACCAGCCGGCCTTGATTTGACGACCTTGCCCGATGATGCAGCGAACCTGACCGCAGCAGAGAACACGATGTGGACGACCTCGGAGATGACCGTCGCGAACAACGCGAACGGCCGGATCAATGCCTTCATTCGAGGTATGTACGAGAACGCCGACCATGAGGTCCTCGTCCTGATAAACCAGAACGGCGGCCCCGGAATCACGCCGCAGAACTCGGGCGAAGTCTGGAAGATGGTCCCCGCGAATACCTCCGGCCTCGTCCCCATCGGCAATGCCAGCGCGGAGTCAACCCCAACAACTACGACCACGGTGACTACGACTTCGGTCACAACCACGGCGACGACGCCTGCCAGCCTCAACACTTCGATCAATCTCACGGCCCAGAACCTCGCATTCAACCAGTCAACGATCACAGTTCCTGCCGGGGCGCAGGTCACGGTCACCTTCAACAACATGGACTCCGGGATGCCGCACAACTTCGCGCTGTACACGGATTCATCAGCCGCTACCACCATCTTTAAAGGATCGGTCATCACAGGTCCGGCGACCACGACCTACACCTTCACCGCACCGAGCACGCCGGGGACGTACTTCTTCCGGTGCGACGTGCATCCAACACTCATGTTTGGTCAATTCATCGTCCAGTAG
- the ilvE gene encoding branched-chain-amino-acid transaminase, with protein MIIYLNGAYVPKEEAKVSVFDHGLLYGDGVFEGIRAYSGRIFRLEEHLDRMYDSAKTIDLKVPISKEEMAEAIKETIRRNNLKDCYIRPIVTRGNGDLGLDPRKCPVPTVIVIAVEWGAMYGDLYEKGLTAITVSVRRNSADALPPNVKSLNYLNNILAKIEANYKGGDEAIFFDTNGYLAEGSGDNIYVIKNGVLFVPPTVNNLRGVTRLVVLELAVSLGFTVKEQNMGYFDLYTADEVFVTGTAAEVAPIVTIDGRSIGNGRPGPVTSQMMKAFTAVTDKEGTPVY; from the coding sequence ATGATCATCTATCTCAATGGAGCATATGTCCCAAAGGAGGAGGCCAAGGTCTCTGTTTTCGATCACGGTCTTCTCTACGGAGACGGAGTCTTTGAGGGGATCCGGGCGTACAGCGGCCGGATATTCCGCCTCGAGGAGCACCTCGACCGGATGTACGACTCGGCCAAGACGATCGACCTTAAGGTTCCTATCTCAAAGGAGGAGATGGCCGAGGCGATCAAGGAGACGATCCGGAGGAACAACCTCAAGGACTGCTATATCCGCCCGATCGTCACCCGTGGCAACGGGGATCTCGGCCTCGACCCCCGGAAGTGTCCGGTTCCGACCGTGATCGTCATTGCGGTCGAATGGGGAGCGATGTACGGCGATCTCTACGAAAAGGGGCTGACCGCGATCACGGTCTCGGTCCGGCGGAACTCGGCCGATGCGCTTCCGCCGAACGTGAAGAGTCTGAACTACCTGAACAATATTCTGGCCAAGATCGAGGCCAACTACAAGGGCGGCGATGAGGCGATCTTCTTCGACACCAACGGCTACCTGGCCGAGGGGTCAGGGGACAACATCTATGTCATCAAAAACGGCGTGCTCTTCGTCCCGCCGACCGTCAACAACCTGCGCGGGGTCACCAGGCTCGTCGTGCTGGAACTGGCCGTCTCCCTCGGGTTCACGGTCAAGGAGCAGAACATGGGCTACTTCGATCTGTACACCGCCGACGAGGTCTTCGTCACCGGCACAGCCGCTGAGGTCGCTCCGATCGTGACGATCGACGGCCGGTCGATCGGGAACGGGCGCCCCGGCCCGGTGACGTCCCAGATGATGAAGGCGTTCACCGCTGTCACCGATAAAGAAGGAACTCCGGTCTACTGA
- the cfbB gene encoding Ni-sirohydrochlorin a,c-diamide synthase, whose protein sequence is MKTLLIAGDRSGSGKTSITLALAALLRKRFSVQTFKVGMDYIDPSYLTGVTGRPCRNLDGYVMTADEIRGIYNHGCQGAEVALVEGVRGLYEGAEALSNKGSTAEVARLLDLNVVLVINARSITRSAAAIVKGFMAFDPEVKICGVILNNVMGERHKEKAITAVEHYCGVPVIGAIPRLEEMHLAMRHLGLVPFREGEEGSEFRDRIQAITDLIGQYVSVDRLLELAGDVTPAPSPEYLRPAVNRDLTIGVAYDEAFNFYYAELFDILAAGGAEVVRFSPVHDALPRADGYIFGGGYPELFGAELAANTQMREAVRAAALAGTPIYAECGGLMYLTEAIVLKQGWQQSTQEQTYRMCGVYAGRTVMPAARVVTYIEGSSAADSPMGASRFRGHAFHYSDVDLTKETRYAYTLTRGVGITGDADGALFNNTLGAYCHLHPVSSREMFAAFLHACRSGRTEA, encoded by the coding sequence ATGAAGACGCTGCTGATCGCCGGCGACCGGTCGGGGAGCGGCAAGACCTCGATCACGCTTGCGCTGGCGGCGCTGCTCAGGAAACGGTTCTCAGTCCAGACCTTCAAGGTCGGGATGGACTACATCGATCCCTCGTACCTGACGGGCGTGACCGGCCGGCCCTGCAGAAACCTGGACGGCTACGTGATGACCGCCGACGAGATCCGGGGGATCTACAACCACGGCTGCCAGGGAGCCGAGGTGGCCCTCGTCGAGGGGGTCCGGGGGCTCTACGAGGGGGCGGAGGCCCTCTCCAACAAGGGCTCGACCGCCGAGGTGGCCAGGCTGCTCGATCTGAACGTGGTGCTGGTGATCAATGCCCGCTCGATCACCCGGAGCGCGGCCGCGATCGTCAAGGGGTTCATGGCCTTCGACCCGGAGGTGAAGATCTGCGGGGTGATCCTCAACAACGTGATGGGGGAACGGCATAAGGAGAAGGCGATCACCGCCGTCGAGCACTACTGCGGGGTGCCGGTGATCGGAGCGATCCCGCGACTCGAGGAGATGCACCTCGCGATGCGCCACCTCGGGCTGGTCCCGTTCCGGGAAGGGGAGGAGGGCAGCGAGTTCCGCGACCGGATCCAGGCGATCACCGACCTGATCGGGCAGTACGTCTCGGTCGACCGTCTCCTGGAACTGGCCGGCGACGTCACGCCCGCCCCGTCCCCGGAGTATCTCCGCCCTGCCGTAAACAGGGATCTGACGATCGGCGTGGCCTACGACGAGGCCTTCAACTTCTACTATGCCGAACTCTTCGACATCCTCGCCGCCGGGGGTGCCGAGGTCGTCCGGTTCAGTCCGGTCCATGACGCCCTGCCCAGAGCAGACGGCTACATCTTCGGCGGAGGATACCCCGAACTCTTCGGGGCCGAACTTGCGGCGAACACCCAGATGCGGGAGGCGGTCAGGGCCGCAGCTCTGGCCGGGACGCCGATCTATGCCGAGTGCGGGGGGCTGATGTACCTGACCGAGGCGATCGTGCTGAAGCAGGGGTGGCAGCAGAGCACCCAGGAGCAGACGTACCGGATGTGTGGTGTCTATGCCGGCAGGACCGTGATGCCGGCGGCCCGCGTGGTCACCTATATCGAGGGGAGCAGCGCCGCCGACTCCCCGATGGGGGCGTCCCGGTTCCGGGGCCATGCGTTCCACTACTCAGACGTCGACCTGACCAAGGAGACCCGGTACGCCTACACCCTGACCCGGGGAGTCGGGATCACCGGGGACGCCGACGGTGCGCTCTTCAACAATACGCTCGGTGCCTACTGCCATCTCCACCCGGTCAGCAGCAGGGAGATGTTCGCGGCCTTTCTTCACGCCTGCAGGTCTGGCAGGACCGAAGCGTAA
- the cfbD gene encoding Ni-sirohydrochlorin a,c-diamide reductive cyclase catalytic subunit: protein MDYIQPRPSSIVAALYTARDLKVDVAILHGPSGCSFKHARLLEEDGMRVLTTSLADNEFIFGGQEALERVLIRAEETFHPKRMAVIGTCVSMIIGEDLQSALHATTVPSIAVDVHAGFKENIEGVILTLVAAAEAGWISGEELERQRRLLAAANEVERLRGAASRTYIEPERGDLKHTAAQRLLELARSGARGMAVMNAKKETAYMFADELLALHEVAPDAPVRYLANLEQRGLPKVRLDAERILQGLEAGGLTPELVGALDEYGALGDQIGEEIIKTDPEFILLVGVPHAVPARYTEGREVFSITNGPRQVAPLRELGHQHVLVEVDLHPKTLGVRSIVESEFGAVLRSLR from the coding sequence ATGGACTATATCCAACCAAGACCAAGTTCAATCGTAGCGGCACTCTATACCGCCAGGGACCTGAAGGTCGATGTGGCGATCCTGCACGGCCCTTCGGGATGCTCATTCAAACACGCCCGGCTGCTGGAGGAGGACGGGATGCGGGTGCTGACCACCTCGCTGGCGGACAACGAGTTCATCTTCGGCGGCCAGGAGGCGTTGGAGCGGGTGCTCATCCGTGCAGAAGAGACGTTCCACCCAAAGAGGATGGCGGTGATCGGCACCTGCGTCTCGATGATCATCGGCGAGGACCTGCAGTCTGCACTGCATGCGACGACGGTCCCCTCGATCGCGGTCGATGTCCATGCCGGGTTCAAGGAGAACATTGAAGGGGTGATCCTCACTCTGGTCGCCGCCGCAGAGGCCGGCTGGATCAGCGGTGAGGAACTGGAACGGCAGCGGAGGCTGCTGGCCGCGGCCAATGAAGTCGAACGGCTCCGTGGAGCCGCGAGCAGGACCTATATCGAACCCGAGCGCGGGGACCTGAAGCATACCGCGGCACAGCGGCTGCTCGAACTGGCCAGAAGTGGGGCCCGAGGGATGGCCGTCATGAACGCCAAGAAGGAGACGGCCTACATGTTCGCTGACGAACTGCTCGCCCTGCACGAGGTGGCGCCCGACGCACCCGTCCGGTACCTGGCCAACCTGGAGCAGCGCGGCCTCCCCAAGGTCCGGTTGGATGCAGAGCGGATCCTCCAGGGGCTGGAGGCCGGGGGGCTGACCCCCGAACTGGTCGGGGCGCTCGACGAGTACGGGGCCCTCGGCGACCAGATTGGGGAGGAGATCATAAAGACCGACCCGGAGTTCATTCTGCTCGTCGGGGTTCCGCACGCCGTCCCAGCCCGGTATACCGAGGGGCGGGAGGTCTTCTCGATCACCAACGGCCCCCGGCAGGTGGCTCCCCTTCGGGAGCTGGGGCACCAGCACGTGCTCGTCGAGGTGGACCTGCACCCAAAGACCTTAGGCGTCCGTTCGATCGTGGAGAGCGAGTTCGGAGCGGTGCTGAGGTCCCTTCGATGA
- the cfbE gene encoding coenzyme F430 synthase, producing the protein MRLLVLDTIHGGGVIAAALAAQGHQVDAVDVYRGEGGVPEEVAMEQQYDLLIAPVHLDPTHPLLHHHRCPAITHHQAVRWILGNQVPHPFIEVTGAQGKTTTATALAFLMKGPGILHTSTGTYQYPEKKLLFQSSITPASEIAAAEAALAIDGWMIAEVSLGVTGAGDLAILTSGNDYRCAAGTRSALEEKIRSVATASIVVAPLDVQTAHPHQVSVDQATTIRDDQCQFTYQRTTGHFKNTLLLLPAYHSPLALATTAALILGLDPSGLGGFEPLDGRMKISTRGQTLIVDNANSGVSRVTTREAVNTARSMNPKMPVTLVIGEEAHAVCEGFSPREIRAAIAETWPASVVLVGEKARALLSGLPDDQFLAAETLAEAVPMAEKLTPQGGSIVLAVKMWR; encoded by the coding sequence ATGCGTCTCCTTGTGCTGGATACGATCCACGGCGGCGGGGTGATCGCAGCCGCGCTCGCCGCACAGGGGCACCAGGTGGATGCGGTGGACGTGTACCGCGGCGAAGGCGGGGTTCCAGAGGAGGTAGCGATGGAACAGCAGTACGATCTGCTGATCGCACCGGTTCACCTCGATCCGACACATCCCCTCCTCCACCACCATCGATGCCCGGCGATCACCCACCACCAGGCGGTCAGGTGGATCCTCGGCAACCAGGTACCCCATCCGTTCATCGAGGTGACCGGGGCACAGGGAAAGACGACGACTGCAACGGCCCTGGCCTTTCTGATGAAGGGGCCGGGGATCCTCCACACCTCGACGGGCACCTACCAGTACCCGGAAAAGAAACTCCTCTTTCAGTCGAGCATCACCCCAGCTTCAGAGATAGCAGCGGCAGAAGCAGCGCTTGCGATCGATGGCTGGATGATCGCAGAGGTCTCCCTTGGGGTGACCGGGGCCGGTGACCTTGCTATACTCACCTCAGGGAATGACTACCGATGTGCAGCCGGGACGCGATCGGCGCTCGAAGAGAAGATCAGGTCCGTCGCTACGGCATCGATCGTCGTTGCACCCCTCGATGTTCAGACCGCCCACCCGCACCAGGTCAGTGTCGACCAGGCGACCACGATCCGCGACGACCAGTGCCAGTTTACCTACCAGAGAACGACGGGTCATTTCAAGAACACCCTCCTCCTTCTGCCCGCCTACCATTCTCCGCTAGCCCTGGCGACCACTGCAGCGCTGATCCTCGGCCTTGACCCATCCGGGCTCGGGGGGTTCGAACCGCTCGACGGGAGGATGAAGATCAGTACAAGAGGCCAGACCCTGATCGTGGACAATGCAAACAGCGGGGTCAGCAGGGTCACGACCAGAGAGGCTGTAAATACAGCCCGCAGCATGAACCCGAAGATGCCGGTGACCCTGGTGATAGGGGAGGAGGCCCACGCCGTCTGCGAGGGGTTCTCCCCCCGGGAGATCAGGGCGGCGATCGCAGAGACCTGGCCGGCATCGGTGGTGCTGGTCGGGGAGAAGGCCCGGGCGCTGCTGTCCGGCCTGCCGGACGATCAATTCCTGGCGGCGGAGACGCTCGCAGAAGCCGTGCCGATGGCAGAGAAACTGACACCACAGGGAGGGTCCATTGTCCTCGCTGTGAAGATGTGGAGATGA
- the cfbA gene encoding sirohydrochlorin nickelochelatase has product MSSKGLLLVGHGSKLQYNKELILETGKMITGKSSEFMVKCGFMSMNEPSVEKMLEEFSHTAIDVLVVVPLFLAKGVHIEKDIPSLLGLPEGGRKGTFKTDNGTIPLVYAEPIGVDPLLADLMLKNAENALKLV; this is encoded by the coding sequence ATGAGTAGCAAAGGATTACTACTGGTGGGGCATGGCTCCAAGTTACAATATAATAAAGAACTGATCCTTGAGACAGGAAAGATGATCACCGGCAAGTCCTCAGAATTCATGGTGAAGTGCGGGTTCATGTCGATGAACGAGCCGAGCGTCGAAAAAATGCTTGAGGAGTTCTCGCATACAGCCATCGACGTGCTCGTCGTGGTACCCCTCTTCCTGGCAAAGGGCGTCCATATCGAGAAGGACATCCCATCCCTGCTCGGCCTCCCCGAGGGGGGACGGAAGGGCACGTTCAAGACCGATAACGGGACCATCCCCCTGGTCTATGCAGAGCCGATTGGGGTCGACCCGCTGCTCGCCGACCTGATGCTGAAGAACGCAGAGAACGCACTGAAACTGGTCTGA
- a CDS encoding PDDEXK family nuclease, which translates to MGDFELEVVHCFNRFFAEEGLQGFAYRLKQQKFNMQYVDVLVDSLDPKYYLSVECKSLKGKKVYFTQHFHADKHNVHQVDGISAFMKKTGRRGYLAVEFRPGPGKANEAYLVPWEKVVRAYGTCPGISIDECREEIPLQRSREGYTLLSL; encoded by the coding sequence ATGGGTGATTTTGAGCTGGAGGTGGTTCACTGCTTCAACCGGTTCTTCGCAGAGGAGGGGCTGCAGGGTTTTGCCTACCGGCTCAAGCAGCAGAAGTTCAATATGCAGTACGTGGACGTGCTGGTCGATTCGCTCGATCCGAAGTATTACCTCTCGGTGGAGTGCAAATCCTTGAAGGGGAAGAAGGTCTACTTCACCCAGCATTTCCATGCCGACAAGCACAATGTCCATCAGGTCGACGGGATCTCGGCGTTCATGAAGAAGACCGGCCGGCGTGGGTACCTGGCCGTCGAGTTCCGACCGGGGCCCGGCAAGGCGAACGAGGCCTATCTGGTCCCCTGGGAGAAAGTGGTCCGCGCATATGGGACCTGCCCGGGGATCTCTATCGATGAGTGCAGGGAGGAGATCCCGCTGCAACGGTCCAGGGAGGGATACACCCTCCTCTCCCTCTGA
- a CDS encoding methanogenesis marker 9 domain-containing protein, translated as MSEQYERFELLINDQVVKTPVALASMAGMVDGAYAAARAAHVGVAFLGGFSIDKPTMEASERLVAQGRAEFIYLDPVEALTEELELLEGSDLVIGLNLRGSTPEAFTRIAEAFGTRVIYEVDAHCRQPEMMEAGAGQYLLEHPDKLDAIIRALKSAGVVVSVKIRAGVVLDDRVLAKRLWKAGADILHVDLMDYGYSKLRQIRNSCPLMLIANNSITSFDRMRDMFTHGADLVSLARQADERTLAGLDAAITRYADEEGWYNSPKQLCRGGDIRALTFCCMPVKDCPLLPMLEKIGMTRDDYRQFKEQAVEKTPLKEGEHTCFGSLAWCCKSSSPCMFRDMTIQQFGFTKKDYMRYKHRLADRIMDRVFHEE; from the coding sequence ATGAGCGAGCAGTATGAGCGATTCGAACTCCTGATCAATGATCAGGTCGTCAAGACCCCGGTGGCCCTGGCATCGATGGCCGGAATGGTCGACGGTGCCTATGCGGCCGCCCGGGCAGCCCATGTCGGTGTTGCATTTCTTGGCGGATTCTCCATCGATAAACCGACGATGGAGGCCTCAGAGAGGTTGGTTGCGCAGGGACGGGCCGAATTCATCTATCTGGACCCGGTAGAGGCACTGACAGAGGAGCTCGAACTGCTGGAAGGATCGGACCTGGTGATCGGTCTGAACCTCCGCGGGTCGACCCCAGAAGCGTTCACGCGCATCGCCGAAGCGTTTGGAACCCGGGTCATCTATGAGGTCGATGCCCACTGTCGTCAGCCGGAGATGATGGAAGCCGGCGCAGGGCAGTACCTGCTCGAACACCCGGATAAACTCGATGCGATCATCCGCGCTCTGAAGAGTGCCGGTGTCGTGGTCTCCGTGAAAATTCGCGCTGGCGTCGTCCTCGACGACCGTGTCCTGGCGAAACGGCTCTGGAAGGCCGGGGCTGATATCCTGCATGTCGACCTGATGGACTACGGCTACTCTAAACTGCGGCAGATCCGGAACTCCTGCCCGCTGATGTTGATCGCAAACAACTCCATCACCTCCTTCGATCGGATGCGCGACATGTTCACCCATGGCGCAGATCTTGTCTCGCTTGCGCGACAGGCCGATGAACGGACCCTTGCCGGTCTTGATGCCGCGATCACCCGATACGCCGATGAAGAGGGATGGTACAACTCTCCCAAACAACTCTGCAGGGGCGGGGATATCCGGGCCCTGACCTTCTGCTGCATGCCGGTCAAGGACTGCCCGCTCCTCCCTATGCTGGAGAAGATCGGAATGACTCGGGACGATTACCGGCAGTTCAAGGAGCAGGCGGTCGAGAAGACCCCTCTGAAGGAGGGGGAGCACACCTGTTTCGGGTCGCTGGCCTGGTGTTGCAAGTCGTCGTCCCCGTGTATGTTCCGGGACATGACGATCCAGCAGTTCGGTTTCACCAAGAAGGACTATATGCGCTATAAACACCGGCTCGCCGACAGGATCATGGATCGGGTCTTTCATGAGGAGTAA
- a CDS encoding triphosphoribosyl-dephospho-CoA synthase, producing the protein MRSKGASRADQAQLAMMLEVCASPKPGNVDRCHDYPDTRLEHFLASTLMVRPVLERAEQRATGIGTLIREAVQATSFHRGGNTHFGAFILLMPLICGGDLVGAVREVSTTTVQDAVEFYRAFGLTEVRVCAEDELDVHDPAAIEQIRTREITLYDLMVHSAEKDMVAREWVNGFALTRRTADFLLAYEDSRAAIPAAFLNLLATEQDSFIVKKLGRAKAEQTRLMAAEVLRGQKSVESLDAWCIAEKVNPGSLADIIIASIFTALGEGWQWD; encoded by the coding sequence ATGAGGAGTAAAGGGGCAAGCAGGGCCGACCAGGCCCAGCTCGCGATGATGCTCGAGGTCTGTGCCTCCCCCAAGCCGGGAAATGTTGACCGATGCCATGATTATCCCGACACCCGGCTGGAGCACTTTCTTGCGTCGACGCTGATGGTCAGACCTGTCCTCGAACGGGCTGAACAGCGGGCTACCGGGATCGGAACGCTGATCCGGGAGGCCGTACAGGCGACCTCCTTCCACCGCGGGGGAAACACCCATTTTGGTGCGTTCATCCTATTGATGCCGCTGATCTGCGGAGGCGACCTCGTTGGAGCAGTGAGGGAGGTCAGTACGACGACGGTCCAGGACGCGGTTGAATTCTACCGTGCGTTCGGGCTGACCGAGGTACGGGTCTGTGCTGAGGATGAACTCGATGTGCATGACCCGGCAGCCATCGAGCAGATCAGAACCCGGGAAATAACCCTTTATGACCTGATGGTCCACTCTGCAGAGAAGGACATGGTCGCCCGCGAGTGGGTGAACGGGTTCGCCCTGACCCGGCGTACCGCAGACTTCCTGCTCGCCTATGAGGATTCGCGAGCTGCGATCCCGGCGGCGTTTCTGAACCTGCTCGCCACCGAACAGGACTCCTTCATCGTCAAGAAGTTGGGACGGGCGAAGGCCGAACAGACCCGGTTGATGGCGGCTGAGGTGCTGCGTGGACAGAAGTCCGTCGAATCGCTCGATGCCTGGTGTATCGCCGAGAAGGTCAATCCCGGGTCACTCGCCGACATCATCATCGCCTCGATCTTTACCGCGCTCGGGGAGGGCTGGCAGTGGGACTGA